GCTACAAGCGTGCATCTCAGCTGCGATGGGACGGATATTAACAAACATGAAAATAGAAGAATTCCTCTTGGCAAGGACAGGAGCAACCATTCTGTCCTATTTTCCTGCGCCTTTCTAAATTGAAATTAGATGGAGAAATAAACGAAAAACGGGAACCAACTTCGTTTTACGATAGGCGCATAGGTAGGGCTATTAGTCATGAGCGTTCATGTTTTGTCTGCAAATTGTTTTTAGCATAACTTTATAGGACATGCATAGATTGTAAAGAGACCACGATTGGGAGGAACCAGGGTTATGCGATCTGTATTAGTTGCCATTTTTACAACAATCCTGTTGATGATTTTTTTTCCGATTAAAGGACAAGCCACTCCTCAAGTATCTGCTAATAATGCAGTTCTGATGGAACAAACAACAGGACGTGTGCTATTTGAAAAGCAGGCTTATTCGAAAGCTAACATTGCCAGTATTACTAAAATAATGACTGCTATTATTGCGATTGAATCCGGTAAAATGGCGGAAAAAGCAAAAGCGAGTCGCAAAGCAATCTATACAGAGGGATCATCCATTTATTTAGAGGAAGGGGAGGAAATGAAGGTAGAAGACCTTGTATATGGATTAATGTTGCGGTCAGGAAATGATGCAGCTGTAGCAATAAGTGAACATGTGGGAGGAAGTGAAGCAGGCTTTGTTTACTTGATGAATGAAAAAGCAAGGTGGCTCGGAATGAACGATACGCACTTTGCTAATCCACACGGACTTGATGAAGCAGGTCATTATTCAACCGCATATGACATGGCTGTCCTCATGCGTTACGCCATGGATAATCCTACTTTTCGAGATATAACTGGTGCTACATCTTATTTAGCAGAGAATCGTACATATTCATGGCAAAATAAAAACAAGCTGTTAACTAAATATTATAACCATTGTACTGGAGGAAAGACGGGCTACACTAAAAAAACAGGGAGAACGTTAGTTTCCACAGCTGCAAAAGATAATCTGGAATTAATCGCGGTTACGTTAGATGCTCCTGATGATTGGCGAGATCATATTGCCATGTTTGAATGGGGTTTTGAGCAGTATGAATTAGAAACATTGACGAAGCAAAAAACCATTTCTTATCGTCTAGATGAAAGTAATGAAGTGTATTCAGGATACTTAGAGAAAGAGGTGAAATATCCTTTAAGCCAACAGGAAAAGGATGATGTATCCAGTCAATTATTGATTAAAAAAGATTCTACCAAAGAGAAAAGGATTGGAAAAAATGTATTTTATTTAAATGGGAAACCAATTGCGGAAACAAATGTATTAAAAGAACAAATAAAGTCGGATGATAATACACCTTTCATGGAGAAAGTTTATCAATTATTTCAGCATATTTCCGGAGTTGATGTTTTATGGTAAATATCATTTGGGTATCTATGGCAGCAATTGGTATCATTTATGCAATGCTCAATGGAACAATGGATCAGGTTAATGAAGCTATTTTCTCCAGTGCAAGTGAAGCAGTTACTTTGTCGATTGGATTGATTAGTGTGCTCGTATTTTGGCTGGGCATTATGAAAGTCGCTGAAAAAGCAGGTATTCTAGCTGTTTTAGCAAAACTGTTTCGTCCACTTATTATAAAGCTGTTTCCGGAAATTCCCAAAGATCATCCAGCTATTGGGTATATTCTTTCTAATGTAACGGCAAACATATTTGGTTTGGGAAACGCAGCAACTCCAATGGGCATTAAGGCAATGGAGCAGATGAAACAGTTGAGTGGCAGTGAAACAGCGTCCAGGTCGATGATCACGTTTTTAGCTTTAAATACCTCAAGCTTAACGATTATTCCAACGACAGTAATCGCCATCCGTATGCAATATCAATCCGCATCACCTACTGAAATCGTTGGTGCAACCATACTGGCGACGCTTATATCAACAATTAGCGCAATTATTATTGATCGGATTTTTTATCATAGAAGTAAATGGGGGGCGTCATAAATGGAACTGGTAACCATGATTAGTGCTTGGCTGGTTCCTTGTTTTATTTTAATTGTTTTAGTCACGGCAACGATAAAAAAAGTCCCAGCATATGAGGTATTTGTGGAAGGAGGTAAGGAGGGAGTAAAAATGGCCTTTTCTTTGCTTCCTTTTTTAGTCGGCATGATTGTAGCAATTACGATATTACGCAGTTCTGGAGCGTTAGAGGCCTTTACTGATTTATTAGGTCCTATTTTGACAACGATTGGAGTTCCGCCTGATATTATCCCGCTTGCTTTAGTAAGACCAATATCCGGTACAGCTGCATTGGGAATGACAACGGAGTTAATCCATACATATGGACCGGATTCCTTCATCGGAAGGCTTGCGTCTGTCATGCAAGGTAGTACTGACACTACGCTCTATATTTTAACGATATATTTTGGAGCTATTGGAATTAAGAAAATGCGATATGCACTAAAAGTTGGCTTGTTGGCAGATCTAATGGGGATTATTGCTTCGATTGTAATTGTTTCGCTTTTATTTGGATAACCCTTTGACTTTATGAGAGTGCGAAAGTAGTTCCCTTTAAAAAGTCCTACGAAATGTAGGGCATTTTTTATTGTATGCGTTCTATTCGCTACGTTGCTAAACGGGCTCCCCGAGCCTTTGTTCCTTATAAACCTCTCTGACTGAACTTACCTGTCTAACGAATCGGGCATTGAAATTCCATTTTCCCCCATATGGAATTTTAGTATCGCCCTTCATTCTTGAGGTGGGTTTTTAACGGTACTTTTCATGCGGGATAAATGATAACGAATTTGGGTAATTGATAGTTATCTGTGACAGTACTAGTTGTTCAACATGTTTATACTTGATAAGATGGGTAGGTGATCGTTGACTAAAAAGGGGAAAATCAAGCATGCGTATACAGAATAAATGCGTAAGATTTGTTATCTATGTCATTTATCCGTATAGTATAATTGATATTCCAATGCAAAACAACAAAGCAAAGTGGCGGTTACATTCATTGTTTTCTGGCTACCGCTTAGGATAGAAGCTTTACGATATTTTGAACTATAAAGGTAATGGTGATAAAATGACAAACACGCATGAGAGAC
This genomic interval from Virgibacillus pantothenticus contains the following:
- a CDS encoding spore maturation protein, with product MISAWLVPCFILIVLVTATIKKVPAYEVFVEGGKEGVKMAFSLLPFLVGMIVAITILRSSGALEAFTDLLGPILTTIGVPPDIIPLALVRPISGTAALGMTTELIHTYGPDSFIGRLASVMQGSTDTTLYILTIYFGAIGIKKMRYALKVGLLADLMGIIASIVIVSLLFG
- a CDS encoding nucleoside recognition domain-containing protein encodes the protein MVNIIWVSMAAIGIIYAMLNGTMDQVNEAIFSSASEAVTLSIGLISVLVFWLGIMKVAEKAGILAVLAKLFRPLIIKLFPEIPKDHPAIGYILSNVTANIFGLGNAATPMGIKAMEQMKQLSGSETASRSMITFLALNTSSLTIIPTTVIAIRMQYQSASPTEIVGATILATLISTISAIIIDRIFYHRSKWGAS
- a CDS encoding D-alanyl-D-alanine carboxypeptidase family protein produces the protein MRSVLVAIFTTILLMIFFPIKGQATPQVSANNAVLMEQTTGRVLFEKQAYSKANIASITKIMTAIIAIESGKMAEKAKASRKAIYTEGSSIYLEEGEEMKVEDLVYGLMLRSGNDAAVAISEHVGGSEAGFVYLMNEKARWLGMNDTHFANPHGLDEAGHYSTAYDMAVLMRYAMDNPTFRDITGATSYLAENRTYSWQNKNKLLTKYYNHCTGGKTGYTKKTGRTLVSTAAKDNLELIAVTLDAPDDWRDHIAMFEWGFEQYELETLTKQKTISYRLDESNEVYSGYLEKEVKYPLSQQEKDDVSSQLLIKKDSTKEKRIGKNVFYLNGKPIAETNVLKEQIKSDDNTPFMEKVYQLFQHISGVDVLW